A single window of Roseofilum reptotaenium CS-1145 DNA harbors:
- a CDS encoding DNA-directed RNA polymerase subunit omega: MLKRSSVDSQELICRAEELINAASNRYRITVQVAHRAQRRRYEEFDSLDDPKMKPVIRAVIEMSDELTQPEIIGE, translated from the coding sequence ATGCTCAAGCGCTCTTCCGTAGACAGCCAAGAATTAATTTGTCGTGCTGAGGAACTCATTAATGCCGCATCCAACCGCTATCGCATTACCGTACAAGTAGCCCATCGTGCCCAACGTCGTCGCTACGAAGAATTTGATAGCCTTGACGATCCCAAAATGAAACCCGTCATTCGAGCGGTAATTGAAATGTCTGATGAGTTAACCCAACCCGAAATCATTGGTGAATGA